The following proteins come from a genomic window of Ailuropoda melanoleuca isolate Jingjing chromosome 2, ASM200744v2, whole genome shotgun sequence:
- the SYNC gene encoding syncoilin isoform X2 — MASPEPRHGGDGAAQAARETRAEASSPLEENSESPHEAGTLDPEVTLSLKGTLNLEDILYLGDPGDFDEIDEILCMEETEKPEETLYIEETRQPGEALDVGEPVKPEETLYVKEPMKAEKTASPEQTSDRGETVTSEEKPSGEQGLSAGPGASTESLSIEDLELLEERFQQCVQAVAQLEEERDQLIHELVLLREPALQEVQQVHQDIQAAYKLHAQAELERDGLREETRLVKQKLFKVTKECVAYQYQLECRRQDVAQFAELREVLSARAAQLSEELAQLREAYQKQKEQLQQQLEAPPSQRDGHFLQESRRLSAQFENLMAESRQGLEAEYEPQLLRLLERKEAAAKALQKTQAEIQEMKEALRPLQAEARQLQLQHRNLEDQLMLLRQKRDEEVQQYQEQVEEMEERERQLRSGVQLQQQKNKEMEQLRISLAEELSTYKGCLETYGRICNPETTTKNFLAKDH, encoded by the exons ATGGCCAGCCCGGAGCCCCGGCACGGCGGGGACGGCGCCGCCCAGGCCGCGAG GGAGACAAGAGCAGAAGCCAGTTCTCCTCTTGAAGAGAACTCTGAATCCCCGCATGAGGCAGGGACTTTGGACCCAGAAGTGACTCTGTCTTTGAAGGGGACCTTGAACTTAGAGGACATTCTCTACCTGGGGGACCCAGGTGACTTCGACGAGATAGATGAGATACTCTGcatggaagagacagagaagccCGAGGAGACACTGTACATCGAGGAGACCAGGCAGCCAGGCGAGGCGCTGGACGTGGGTGAGCCTGTGAAGCCAGAGGAGACCCTCTATGTGAAAGAGCCCATGAAGGCCGAAAAGACCGCAAGCCCAGAGCAGACCAGCGACAGGGGAGAGACGGTCACCAGCGAGGAGAAACCTAGCGGCGAGCAGGGCCTCAGCGCCGGGCCTGGTGCCAGCACGGAGAGCCTGAGCATAGAGGACCTGGAACTGCTGGAGGAGCGTTTCCAGCAGTGTGTCCAGGCTGTGGCCCAGCTGGAAGAGGAGCGGGACCAGCTCATCCACGAGCTGGTGTTGCTCCGGGAACCAGCCCTCCAGGAGGTGCAACAGGTCCATCAGGACATCCAGGCTGCCTACAAGTTGCACGCCCAAGCGGAGCTGGAGAGGGACGGGCTACGGGAGGAGACCCGGCTGGTCAAGCAGAAGCTGTTCAAGGTGACCAAGGAGTGTGTGGCCTACCAGTACCAGCTGGAGTGCCGCCGGCAGGACGTGGCCCAGTTTGCCGAGCTGCGGGAAGTGCTGAGCGCCCGGGCGGCGCAGCTCTCGGAGGAACTGGCCCAGCTCCGGGAGGCCTAccagaagcagaaggagcagctcCAGCAGCAGCTAGAAGCGCCTCCCAGCCAGAGGGACGGGCACTTTCTCCAGGAGAGCCGGCGGCTGTCTGCCCAGTTTGAGAACCTCATGGCCGAGAGCCGCCAGGGCCTGGAGGCGGAGTACGAGCCTCAGCTGCTGCGCctcctggagaggaaggaggctgcGGCCAAAGCTCTGCAGAAAACCCAGGCCGAGATCCAAGAGATGAAGGAGGCCCTGAGACCCCTGCAGGCGGAGGCCCGGCAGCTCCAGCTGCAGCACCGGAACCTGGAGGACCAGCTCATGCTCCTGAGGCAGAAGCGCGACGAGGAGGTGCAGCAGTACCAG GAACAGGTGGAGGAAATGGAAGAACGAGAGAGGCAGTTAAGGAGCGGGGTGCAACTCcagcaacagaagaacaaagagaTGGAGCAGCTAAGGATCAGCCTCGCTGAGGAGCTTTCCACTTATAA GGGCTGTTTAGAAACGTATGGCCGAATTTGTAacccagaaacaacaacaaaaaactttttaGCAAAGGATCACTAA
- the SYNC gene encoding syncoilin isoform X1, producing the protein MASPEPRHGGDGAAQAARETRAEASSPLEENSESPHEAGTLDPEVTLSLKGTLNLEDILYLGDPGDFDEIDEILCMEETEKPEETLYIEETRQPGEALDVGEPVKPEETLYVKEPMKAEKTASPEQTSDRGETVTSEEKPSGEQGLSAGPGASTESLSIEDLELLEERFQQCVQAVAQLEEERDQLIHELVLLREPALQEVQQVHQDIQAAYKLHAQAELERDGLREETRLVKQKLFKVTKECVAYQYQLECRRQDVAQFAELREVLSARAAQLSEELAQLREAYQKQKEQLQQQLEAPPSQRDGHFLQESRRLSAQFENLMAESRQGLEAEYEPQLLRLLERKEAAAKALQKTQAEIQEMKEALRPLQAEARQLQLQHRNLEDQLMLLRQKRDEEVQQYQEQVEEMEERERQLRSGVQLQQQKNKEMEQLRISLAEELSTYKAMLPKSLGQANAPTSQAGGTETQSQGAV; encoded by the exons ATGGCCAGCCCGGAGCCCCGGCACGGCGGGGACGGCGCCGCCCAGGCCGCGAG GGAGACAAGAGCAGAAGCCAGTTCTCCTCTTGAAGAGAACTCTGAATCCCCGCATGAGGCAGGGACTTTGGACCCAGAAGTGACTCTGTCTTTGAAGGGGACCTTGAACTTAGAGGACATTCTCTACCTGGGGGACCCAGGTGACTTCGACGAGATAGATGAGATACTCTGcatggaagagacagagaagccCGAGGAGACACTGTACATCGAGGAGACCAGGCAGCCAGGCGAGGCGCTGGACGTGGGTGAGCCTGTGAAGCCAGAGGAGACCCTCTATGTGAAAGAGCCCATGAAGGCCGAAAAGACCGCAAGCCCAGAGCAGACCAGCGACAGGGGAGAGACGGTCACCAGCGAGGAGAAACCTAGCGGCGAGCAGGGCCTCAGCGCCGGGCCTGGTGCCAGCACGGAGAGCCTGAGCATAGAGGACCTGGAACTGCTGGAGGAGCGTTTCCAGCAGTGTGTCCAGGCTGTGGCCCAGCTGGAAGAGGAGCGGGACCAGCTCATCCACGAGCTGGTGTTGCTCCGGGAACCAGCCCTCCAGGAGGTGCAACAGGTCCATCAGGACATCCAGGCTGCCTACAAGTTGCACGCCCAAGCGGAGCTGGAGAGGGACGGGCTACGGGAGGAGACCCGGCTGGTCAAGCAGAAGCTGTTCAAGGTGACCAAGGAGTGTGTGGCCTACCAGTACCAGCTGGAGTGCCGCCGGCAGGACGTGGCCCAGTTTGCCGAGCTGCGGGAAGTGCTGAGCGCCCGGGCGGCGCAGCTCTCGGAGGAACTGGCCCAGCTCCGGGAGGCCTAccagaagcagaaggagcagctcCAGCAGCAGCTAGAAGCGCCTCCCAGCCAGAGGGACGGGCACTTTCTCCAGGAGAGCCGGCGGCTGTCTGCCCAGTTTGAGAACCTCATGGCCGAGAGCCGCCAGGGCCTGGAGGCGGAGTACGAGCCTCAGCTGCTGCGCctcctggagaggaaggaggctgcGGCCAAAGCTCTGCAGAAAACCCAGGCCGAGATCCAAGAGATGAAGGAGGCCCTGAGACCCCTGCAGGCGGAGGCCCGGCAGCTCCAGCTGCAGCACCGGAACCTGGAGGACCAGCTCATGCTCCTGAGGCAGAAGCGCGACGAGGAGGTGCAGCAGTACCAG GAACAGGTGGAGGAAATGGAAGAACGAGAGAGGCAGTTAAGGAGCGGGGTGCAACTCcagcaacagaagaacaaagagaTGGAGCAGCTAAGGATCAGCCTCGCTGAGGAGCTTTCCACTTATAA ggcAATGCTACCCAAGAGCCTGGGACAGGCTAACGCCCCCACTTCTCAGGCTGGTGGAACGGAGACACAGTCTCAAG GGGCTGTTTAG